Proteins encoded within one genomic window of Humulus lupulus chromosome 1, drHumLupu1.1, whole genome shotgun sequence:
- the LOC133806416 gene encoding UDP-glycosyltransferase 91A1-like: MGSSRIDSSLVMTEQRDVKLHIAMFPWLAFGHILPYLELAKLFAQKGHHISFLSTPGIIQRLPKLPPDLSPLINLVKLPLPSSEYNLPNDSESTSDLPREKVPLLKSAYDGLQDSLFDLLQSSKPDWLLFDFMAYWVPDKARSINIRSAYFSIFNAAALGFVGAEIPDSRTEPEDFVIPPKWVPFPSKVAFRKFEISRIIDDIISVGYRIAKSLRGCDVVAVRSCWELESEWLNLMGHILGKPVLPIGQLPPEPCVGEDDDSWRSIKDWLDVQPKRSVVYVAFGSEAVPSQGELNEIALGLELCGLPFFWVLKADLSPVELPTRFEGRTRGRGIVRRSWAPQLKILGHDSVGGFLTHSGWSSVVEALQFGIPLLLLPFTNDQGLNVRVLEEKMIGYSVPRDENDGSFTRESVSESLKMVLEKEEGKLYRDKAKEMSPIFGDKGAQSKYVDDFLDYLKPH; the protein is encoded by the coding sequence ATGGGTTCTTCAAGGATTGACTCGTCATTGGTCATGACAGAACAAAGAGATGTTAAGCTTCACATAGCTATGTTTCCATGGCTGGCCTTCGGTCACATACTTCCATACCTGGAGCTTGCTAAGCTTTTTGCTCAGAAGGGTCACCATATATCTTTCTTATCAACCCCAGGAATCATCCAACGCCTTCCAAAGCTCCCTCCAGACCTCTCACCATTGATAAACTTGGTCAAGCTTCCATTGCCTTCTTCAGAGTATAATCTCCCAAACGACAGCGAATCAACGTCGGACTTGCCCAGAGAAAAAGTTCCACTCCTCAAAAGTGCCTATGATGGTCTCCAAGACTCCCTCTTTGATCTTCTCCAGTCTTCTAAACCAGACTGGCTTCTCTTCGACTTTATGGCTTATTGGGTACCCGACAAGGCCAGAAGTATTAACATCCGAAGCGCCTACTTCAGTATATTCAATGCTGCCGCTTTGGGATTTGTCGGTGCCGAGATCCCTGATAGCCGCACGGAACCGGAAGATTTCGTCATCCCACCCAAGTGGGTTCCCTTCCCCTCAAAGGTTGCGTTTCGGAAGTTTGAGATTTCCAGAATCATCGACGACATTATTTCAGTTGGGTACCGCATTGCCAAATCGCTCAGAGGTTGCGACGTGGTGGCCGTTAGAAGCTGTTGGGAGTTGGAGTCAGAATGGTTAAACCTCATGGGACATATTCTCGGGAAACCCGTTCTTCCCATCGGTCAACTTCCGCCGGAACCATGTGTCGGCGAAGACGACGACAGCTGGAGGTCAATCAAGGACTGGCTTGACGTCCAACCAAAACGCTCTGTCGTATACGTAGCGTTTGGGAGCGAGGCCGTACCGAGTCAAGGTGAACTCAATGAGATAGCTCTTGGCTTAGAGCTATGTGGGCTTCCTTTCTTCTGGGTCTTAAAGGCTGATCTCAGTCCAGTGGAGCTTCCAACCAGGTTCGAGGGTCGAACTAGAGGACGTGGAATAGTGCGGAGGAGTTGGGCTCCTCAGCTGAAGATCTTGGGTCATGACTCGGTTGGAGGATTCTTGACTCACTCCGGGTGGAGTTCGGTGGTGGAAGCGCTTCAGTTTGGGATACCACTTTTGTTGTTGCCGTTCACAAATGATCAAGGTTTGAATGTGAGAGTTTTAGAGGAGAAAATGATTGGATATTCAGTGCCAAGAGATGAAAACGACGGGTCGTTTACTAGAGAGTCAGTGTCCGAGTCGTTGAAAATGGTGCTTGAGAAAGAAGAGGGGAAGCTTTACAGAGACAAGGCTAAAGAGATGAGTCCGATATTTGGAGACAAGGGTGCACAGAGCAAGTACGTGGATGATTTTCTTGACTACCTTAAACCTCATTGA